The following are from one region of the Defluviitalea raffinosedens genome:
- the hflX gene encoding GTPase HflX, with protein sequence MDEQLYENTEPVEKVILVGVDTEDNENIEESIDELEELASTAGAVTLDRVIQKRENIHPSAYLGKGKIEELKNRIIETGATGIICDDELSPAQMRNLEKMLECKVMDRTMLILDIFAQRAKSKEGKIQVELAQLRYRLSRLAGVGTALSRLGGGIGTRGPGEKKLETDRRHIRNRISQLKAELEEIETHRELIRTRRKKVGTPLVAIVGYTNAGKSTLLNTLSNADVLAEDKLFATLDPTTRSIILPGGSEVLITDTVGFIRKLPHHLIKAFRSTLEEAQYADILLHVVDGTSQSIESHMKTVYETLEKLNALGKPILTLFNKMDVIVSSHLPLDPKAEKTFKVSARTSEGLNEVLQEIEKILKANRKTLKALIPYSDMGMLQLIRGQGEKNLEEYREEGIYIEANVNEEVYRKLKKYIVE encoded by the coding sequence TTGGACGAACAATTATATGAAAACACAGAACCTGTTGAAAAAGTTATTCTTGTGGGAGTAGACACAGAAGACAATGAAAATATAGAAGAAAGTATTGATGAACTGGAAGAATTGGCTTCTACAGCAGGAGCTGTCACCCTTGACCGAGTTATTCAAAAGAGGGAAAATATTCATCCCTCTGCTTATTTAGGGAAAGGAAAGATTGAAGAACTTAAAAACAGGATTATTGAGACAGGGGCAACGGGAATTATTTGTGATGATGAGCTTTCCCCTGCCCAAATGAGAAATCTAGAAAAAATGCTTGAGTGCAAAGTTATGGACAGGACGATGCTCATCCTGGATATTTTTGCCCAAAGAGCCAAATCCAAAGAAGGAAAGATCCAAGTCGAACTGGCTCAGCTCAGATATCGGCTTTCAAGATTGGCAGGAGTAGGAACTGCCCTTTCCAGATTAGGCGGAGGGATCGGTACAAGAGGTCCCGGAGAAAAGAAACTGGAAACCGACAGAAGACATATAAGAAATCGTATCAGCCAACTGAAAGCGGAATTGGAGGAGATAGAAACCCACCGTGAATTGATCCGCACACGAAGAAAAAAAGTAGGAACTCCGCTCGTTGCTATTGTGGGATATACCAATGCAGGGAAGTCCACTTTGCTTAATACCCTTTCCAACGCAGACGTATTGGCTGAAGACAAATTATTTGCTACCCTTGATCCTACCACAAGAAGCATCATACTTCCCGGAGGATCAGAAGTACTGATTACGGATACGGTTGGATTTATCAGAAAGCTGCCTCATCATTTGATCAAGGCTTTTAGGTCTACCTTGGAAGAAGCCCAATATGCGGATATTCTTCTCCATGTTGTGGATGGTACTAGTCAAAGCATCGAGTCCCATATGAAAACCGTTTACGAGACTCTGGAAAAGCTTAATGCCCTGGGGAAGCCAATCCTTACGTTATTCAATAAAATGGATGTTATTGTTTCGAGTCATCTGCCCTTAGATCCAAAGGCAGAAAAGACTTTTAAAGTTTCTGCCAGGACATCGGAGGGTCTGAATGAAGTGCTGCAGGAAATAGAAAAGATCCTAAAAGCCAATAGAAAGACCTTAAAAGCATTAATTCCTTACTCCGATATGGGGATGCTTCAACTGATTCGGGGGCAAGGAGAGAAAAATTTGGAGGAATATAGAGAAGAAGGCATTTACATTGAAGCCAACGTAAACGAAGAAGTTTATCGTAAGCTGAAGAAATATATAGTTGAATAG
- a CDS encoding SHOCT-like domain-containing protein produces MSEEAKMILKMVDEGKITPEQAVEMLKAVGSDDVHSNRSQNEHKGEEFVQDLDKWGKELAQKMGSAVKDLEPKLRKMMQIMVQNTMKTVEEVGKVFREQQNRPAEENENHEEEHFEASSDTEDHTEDL; encoded by the coding sequence ATGAGTGAAGAAGCAAAAATGATATTAAAAATGGTGGATGAGGGGAAAATTACACCGGAGCAAGCTGTTGAAATGTTAAAAGCTGTTGGCTCTGACGACGTGCATAGCAACAGATCACAAAATGAACATAAAGGTGAAGAATTTGTTCAAGATTTAGATAAATGGGGCAAAGAACTGGCACAAAAGATGGGCAGTGCTGTAAAAGACTTAGAGCCAAAATTAAGAAAAATGATGCAGATCATGGTTCAAAACACTATGAAGACTGTTGAAGAAGTGGGAAAAGTATTTAGAGAACAGCAAAACCGGCCTGCCGAAGAAAATGAAAATCATGAAGAAGAGCACTTTGAAGCATCTTCTGATACAGAGGACCATACAGAAGATCTTTAA
- a CDS encoding glutamine synthetase III yields the protein MNKKYQGNPLTENFGSNVFNDSTMRERLPKETYKALKKTIDEGASLDLKVAEVVANAMKDWAIERGATHYTHWFQPMTGMTAEKHESFISPTSDGRVIMEFSGKELIKGESDASSFPSGGLRATFEARGYTAWDCTSPAFLKEDANGITLYIPTAFCSYTGDALDKKTPLLRSMEAISKQALRILRLFGNTTAKKVITTVGAEQEYFLVDKKLYEKRKDLIFTGRTLFGAMPPKGQEKEDHYYGSIKERVAAFMQELDIELWKLGVPAKTKHNEVAPAQFEIAPIFDTTNVAADHNQLIMETLKKVADRHGLACLLHEKPFAGVNGSGKHNNWSLSTDDGKNLLKPGRTPHENIQFLLFLTAIIKAVDVHADLLRVSAANAGNDHRLGANEAPPAIISIFLGDQLTEILEQIEQGCDACSKEREILEIGVSTLPQMRKDTTDRNRTSPFAFTGNKFEFRMVPSSASISDPNVVTNTIVADVLCEMADELEKAEDFDKAVRELLRRTIREHKRVIFNGNGYSKEWIEEAAKRGLPNISSTVEAIPALITDKAIRLFEKHKVFSKTELCARFEILLEDYINTINIEAKTMVIMAKRQILPACIKFSTQVAESIAKIKDVGDFDVTAQVELLEDLTKTLASFKRNLNSLEEVTNKASSMEEDSYKKACYYRDEVCMAMKKLREDTDHLETLVDADMWPIPTYSELLFQI from the coding sequence GTGAATAAGAAATATCAAGGCAACCCACTGACCGAGAATTTTGGTTCCAATGTATTCAATGATTCCACTATGAGAGAAAGATTACCAAAAGAAACATATAAGGCGTTAAAGAAAACCATTGATGAAGGAGCATCTTTGGATCTTAAGGTGGCTGAAGTTGTGGCCAATGCTATGAAAGATTGGGCTATCGAAAGAGGTGCCACCCACTATACCCATTGGTTTCAGCCCATGACTGGAATGACGGCAGAGAAACATGAATCCTTTATCTCCCCTACGTCCGATGGTCGTGTGATTATGGAATTTTCAGGGAAAGAATTGATTAAAGGGGAATCTGATGCTTCATCTTTTCCTTCAGGGGGACTTCGGGCCACTTTTGAGGCCAGAGGCTATACGGCCTGGGATTGCACATCTCCTGCTTTCTTAAAAGAAGATGCCAATGGCATAACATTATATATTCCGACGGCGTTTTGCTCTTATACAGGAGATGCACTGGACAAAAAAACCCCTTTGCTTCGCTCTATGGAAGCTATTTCTAAGCAGGCGCTAAGAATTTTAAGATTGTTTGGCAATACTACAGCAAAAAAAGTGATTACTACAGTTGGAGCAGAACAGGAATACTTTTTAGTAGACAAGAAACTCTATGAAAAAAGAAAAGATTTAATTTTTACCGGAAGGACCTTATTTGGTGCTATGCCGCCAAAAGGGCAGGAAAAAGAAGACCATTATTACGGCAGCATTAAAGAAAGAGTTGCAGCATTTATGCAGGAGTTGGATATTGAACTATGGAAGCTGGGTGTACCGGCAAAAACGAAGCATAATGAAGTTGCTCCGGCTCAGTTCGAAATTGCTCCGATTTTTGATACTACCAACGTAGCAGCCGACCATAATCAGCTCATTATGGAGACTCTAAAGAAGGTTGCCGACAGGCACGGGCTGGCCTGCCTTCTTCATGAAAAACCCTTTGCAGGTGTAAACGGTTCAGGAAAACATAACAACTGGTCTCTTTCAACGGATGATGGAAAAAATCTGTTAAAGCCCGGTCGTACACCCCATGAAAATATTCAATTTTTATTATTTTTAACTGCAATTATAAAAGCGGTTGATGTGCATGCGGATTTACTCAGAGTGTCTGCTGCCAATGCAGGAAACGATCATAGATTGGGTGCCAATGAAGCGCCGCCGGCAATCATCTCCATTTTCCTGGGAGATCAATTAACAGAAATACTGGAGCAAATAGAACAAGGATGCGATGCATGCTCTAAAGAAAGAGAGATCCTCGAAATCGGTGTATCTACTTTGCCTCAGATGCGCAAAGATACCACCGACAGAAACAGAACTTCTCCTTTTGCCTTTACAGGAAATAAATTTGAATTCAGAATGGTTCCTTCTTCTGCATCCATATCCGATCCCAATGTGGTAACGAATACTATTGTAGCAGACGTACTGTGTGAAATGGCTGATGAGCTGGAAAAAGCTGAAGACTTTGACAAAGCAGTAAGAGAACTTTTACGAAGAACAATCAGGGAACATAAACGAGTAATTTTTAATGGAAATGGATATTCTAAAGAATGGATCGAAGAAGCAGCCAAAAGAGGACTTCCCAATATATCCTCTACAGTTGAGGCGATCCCTGCCCTTATAACAGATAAAGCCATTCGTTTATTTGAAAAACATAAAGTATTCTCTAAAACTGAACTATGTGCCAGATTTGAAATTCTGTTGGAAGACTATATCAATACCATTAATATTGAAGCAAAAACTATGGTTATTATGGCAAAGCGTCAGATTTTGCCTGCATGTATCAAGTTTTCCACACAGGTTGCAGAATCTATTGCAAAGATTAAAGACGTTGGTGATTTCGATGTGACTGCTCAAGTTGAATTACTGGAAGACTTAACTAAAACTTTAGCTTCTTTTAAACGCAACTTAAACAGTTTAGAAGAAGTCACCAATAAGGCAAGCAGCATGGAAGAGGATTCCTATAAAAAGGCATGTTACTACCGAGATGAGGTTTGCATGGCAATGAAAAAGTTAAGAGAAGATACAGACCATCTTGAAACGCTGGTAGATGCAGACATGTGGCCTATCCCTACTTACAGCGAATTGCTTTTCCAAATTTAA
- a CDS encoding DUF6514 family protein, producing MLTRFLEGTRNCRKSDGEMIQLEYFLLEKQRNEMNNLSKTYGIEIVKKYAHFGETIYTETDQIECLTHEKEKAKEIIDKLIAHAVTPVSMIYVIEDLIDETPWR from the coding sequence ATGCTGACAAGATTCTTAGAAGGAACCAGAAATTGTCGCAAATCAGACGGAGAAATGATTCAATTGGAATATTTTCTTTTAGAAAAACAACGCAATGAAATGAATAATTTGTCTAAGACTTACGGAATTGAAATTGTTAAAAAGTATGCACATTTTGGGGAAACAATCTATACCGAGACTGATCAGATAGAATGCCTTACCCATGAGAAGGAAAAAGCTAAGGAAATTATTGATAAGTTAATAGCCCACGCAGTTACACCAGTTTCAATGATTTATGTGATAGAGGATTTAATAGATGAAACACCTTGGAGATAA
- a CDS encoding YigZ family protein, translating into MLKRFKTILQPAEAEIIEKKSRFIATVRPVKSEEEAQAFIEEMRKKYWDATHNVFAYQVGERNQIQRFSDDGEPSGTAGLPVLNVLKGDDLKNTAIVVTRYFGGTLLGTGGLVRAYGRCAKEGVLAAQIVEKVLYCVFNVVTDYSRLGKIQYEILQMGNVIQDTIYTDEITFVVLVESGDEEMFIKKITEISNAQAQIKQVKYVYGLWINDQLTIEDINEEE; encoded by the coding sequence ATGCTGAAGAGATTTAAAACGATATTACAGCCTGCTGAAGCAGAAATCATAGAAAAAAAGTCAAGATTTATAGCTACGGTTAGACCAGTTAAGAGTGAAGAAGAAGCCCAGGCTTTCATAGAAGAAATGAGAAAAAAGTACTGGGACGCAACCCATAATGTATTTGCTTATCAAGTTGGTGAAAGAAACCAGATACAGAGGTTTAGTGATGACGGAGAACCTAGTGGCACAGCAGGATTGCCGGTTTTAAATGTATTGAAAGGGGATGATCTGAAGAATACCGCCATTGTAGTGACAAGATATTTCGGTGGAACCCTTCTGGGAACAGGAGGCCTTGTGAGAGCCTATGGAAGATGTGCAAAAGAAGGGGTCCTGGCAGCTCAAATCGTTGAAAAAGTTCTGTATTGTGTTTTCAACGTAGTGACAGATTACTCCCGATTGGGCAAAATACAGTATGAAATTCTGCAAATGGGGAATGTTATTCAGGATACCATTTATACGGATGAAATCACCTTTGTTGTTTTGGTAGAAAGTGGCGATGAAGAAATGTTTATAAAAAAAATTACTGAAATAAGCAATGCTCAGGCACAGATTAAGCAAGTAAAATATGTGTATGGACTATGGATCAATGATCAATTAACGATTGAAGATATAAATGAGGAGGAATAA
- a CDS encoding CoA-binding protein — MTPEKLMEKKIWAVVGATTDQEKYGYKIYKALKEAGYTVYPISPKYDEIDGDKAYKSLKDLPQKPEVVDFVVNPKIGLGIVKECAELGIKNIWLQPGTVSEELLALAKEKGINAVEACVLVALRTMRN, encoded by the coding sequence ATGACACCTGAAAAATTAATGGAAAAGAAAATCTGGGCAGTGGTAGGCGCAACCACTGATCAGGAAAAATACGGATATAAGATTTATAAAGCGTTAAAAGAAGCAGGATATACAGTTTATCCCATCAGCCCTAAATATGATGAAATTGACGGCGACAAAGCCTACAAAAGTTTAAAAGATTTGCCTCAAAAGCCAGAAGTGGTTGATTTTGTTGTTAACCCTAAAATAGGATTGGGAATTGTAAAGGAATGTGCCGAACTCGGAATTAAAAACATTTGGCTTCAGCCTGGAACTGTCAGCGAAGAACTCCTTGCTTTGGCAAAGGAAAAAGGCATTAATGCTGTTGAAGCTTGCGTATTGGTTGCCTTAAGGACCATGAGAAATTAA
- a CDS encoding Spo0E family sporulation regulatory protein-aspartic acid phosphatase, with translation MGKDKNYTTEEIELLKTALDTLLEQRNYNLLDPLVQQLSRKLDALINKVIKQQTIPNKKKSEEQ, from the coding sequence ATGGGTAAAGATAAAAATTATACGACGGAAGAAATTGAACTTTTAAAGACAGCCTTGGATACTCTCTTAGAACAGCGAAACTACAATTTATTAGATCCCCTTGTACAGCAATTAAGCAGAAAATTAGATGCATTAATTAATAAAGTAATAAAACAGCAAACGATCCCAAACAAAAAAAAATCTGAGGAACAATAA
- the mgrA gene encoding L-glyceraldehyde 3-phosphate reductase, whose product MEYQASSTRYATMKYNRCGKSGLKLPAISLGLWHNFGGVDVFENSRAIARRAFDLGITHFDLANNYGPPPGSAEENFGKMMKLDFKPYRDEMIISTKAGHYMWEGPYGEWGSRKHILASLDQSLKRMGLEYVDIFYSHRPDPETPLEETMDALATAVKQGKALYVGISKYKPAEAKKAFKILRDLGTPCLIHQPSYSMFNRSIEEEGLLDLLEDEGVGSIVFSPLAQGLLTDRYLKEIPADSRAAKPSIFLKESDITPEKLSKIRQLNELAKERGQSLAQMALAWVLRKGRVTSALIGASKVSQIEDNAAALNNLEFSEEELNKIDQILNS is encoded by the coding sequence ATGGAATATCAGGCATCTAGTACCAGATATGCAACAATGAAATATAATCGCTGTGGAAAAAGCGGGCTTAAGCTTCCTGCCATATCTCTTGGCTTATGGCATAATTTTGGCGGTGTAGACGTATTTGAAAACAGCCGTGCCATTGCCCGCCGTGCATTTGATCTTGGCATTACTCACTTCGACCTTGCCAATAACTACGGTCCTCCTCCGGGCTCTGCAGAAGAGAACTTTGGAAAAATGATGAAGTTGGATTTTAAACCCTACAGAGATGAAATGATCATCTCTACAAAAGCAGGACATTATATGTGGGAAGGGCCTTATGGAGAATGGGGCTCCCGAAAACATATACTGGCAAGTCTGGACCAAAGCTTAAAAAGAATGGGCCTTGAGTATGTGGATATTTTCTACTCCCACAGACCCGATCCCGAAACCCCTCTTGAAGAAACAATGGATGCCCTGGCCACCGCAGTAAAACAAGGGAAAGCCCTTTATGTAGGAATTTCCAAATATAAACCAGCGGAAGCAAAGAAAGCATTTAAAATTTTAAGAGACTTAGGCACACCCTGTCTTATTCATCAGCCCTCCTATTCTATGTTTAACCGTTCCATAGAAGAAGAAGGTCTGCTGGATCTTTTGGAAGATGAAGGAGTTGGCTCCATCGTCTTCTCTCCTTTGGCACAAGGCCTTCTAACAGACAGGTATTTAAAAGAAATCCCTGCAGATTCCCGGGCCGCTAAACCATCTATCTTCTTAAAAGAAAGTGACATTACACCAGAAAAATTAAGTAAAATCCGTCAATTGAATGAACTGGCTAAAGAAAGAGGACAATCTTTAGCACAAATGGCTCTTGCCTGGGTGCTTCGAAAAGGACGCGTCACTTCTGCACTGATCGGAGCAAGTAAAGTGAGCCAAATAGAAGATAACGCAGCTGCTTTGAATAATCTGGAATTTAGCGAAGAAGAATTAAATAAAATAGATCAAATTTTAAATTCTTAA
- a CDS encoding polysaccharide deacetylase family protein, with product MKIYVIHVKGIFKILCAFLLVIISMGLSKPYVTGVFNNVSSKQQRKLPIYCVERDDKKISISFDAAWGADDTDEILQILDKHGVKATFFLVGDWVRKYPDKVKKIAAAGHDIGNHSNKHPHMGQLSKEGNKKEIMAAHEEVKKLIGIDMNLFRPPFGEYNNTVIEAAEECGYYTIQWDVDSLDWKELGTDPLIKQVLDNKHLGSGSIILFHNNAKYTKDVLDTIITGLKQQGYELVPISQLIYKKNYYLDHEGRQKPIKDNKQASLKIK from the coding sequence ATGAAAATATATGTTATCCATGTAAAAGGGATCTTTAAAATACTCTGTGCATTTCTCTTGGTTATTATTTCCATGGGATTATCAAAACCTTATGTTACAGGAGTATTTAACAATGTTTCCAGCAAACAGCAAAGAAAGCTTCCCATTTATTGTGTAGAAAGAGATGACAAGAAGATTTCTATTAGCTTTGACGCGGCATGGGGTGCAGATGACACTGATGAAATTCTTCAAATTCTTGATAAACATGGTGTTAAAGCAACTTTCTTTTTAGTTGGTGACTGGGTGAGAAAATACCCCGATAAAGTTAAGAAAATTGCTGCTGCAGGGCACGACATAGGCAATCATTCCAATAAACACCCTCATATGGGGCAGTTATCAAAAGAAGGAAATAAAAAAGAGATCATGGCAGCTCATGAAGAAGTCAAGAAGCTTATAGGCATCGATATGAATTTATTCAGGCCGCCATTTGGAGAATATAATAATACAGTGATTGAGGCGGCGGAAGAATGCGGTTATTACACAATACAATGGGACGTAGATTCCCTTGACTGGAAAGAATTGGGAACAGATCCCTTGATCAAGCAGGTATTAGACAACAAGCATCTGGGAAGCGGTTCAATTATACTATTCCATAATAATGCCAAGTACACAAAGGATGTATTGGATACGATTATTACGGGATTAAAGCAGCAGGGATATGAACTTGTGCCTATTTCCCAGCTTATTTATAAGAAAAATTATTATTTAGACCATGAAGGCAGACAAAAACCGATTAAAGATAATAAACAGGCAAGTTTAAAAATAAAATAA